One window of Robiginitalea biformata HTCC2501 genomic DNA carries:
- the serS gene encoding serine--tRNA ligase: MLPLHTLRENPDSIAQALGKRGIDAQPMIQEVLELDKQRRTLQTQLDATLAEANTLSREIGNLFKAGKSEEAQELKARSAKLKESSKALTESLNDAADTLQQALYQVPNAPHTSVPAGTDEEDNEVVFTSGDLPQAGGSALPHWELAAQYDLIDFELGVKITGAGFPVYKGKCARLQRALVSFFLDRNTEAGYQEVQVPHLVNEASGLGTGQLPDKEGQMYELRDDKLFLIPTAEVPVTNMLRDELMDLGDLPLCYTAYTPCFRREAGSYGAHVRGLNRLHQFDKVEIVRVEEPGNSYAALEQMVEHVKGLLGELGLPYRILRLCGGDLGFTSALTYDFEVWSAAQERWLEVSSVSNFEAFQANRLKLRYRDENNKPQLAHTLNGSALALPRILACILEDYQDESGIRIPDVLVPYTGFDRIE; the protein is encoded by the coding sequence ATGCTGCCACTGCACACCTTGCGGGAAAATCCCGATTCAATCGCCCAAGCCCTCGGCAAACGGGGGATCGATGCCCAACCCATGATTCAGGAAGTACTGGAATTGGACAAGCAGCGCCGTACCCTGCAGACCCAATTGGACGCCACACTGGCGGAGGCCAATACGCTCTCGCGGGAAATCGGGAATTTGTTTAAGGCGGGGAAATCCGAAGAAGCCCAGGAACTGAAGGCCCGTTCAGCGAAACTCAAGGAATCCTCCAAAGCCCTGACGGAATCCCTGAACGATGCAGCAGATACCCTGCAGCAAGCCCTCTACCAGGTACCGAACGCTCCCCATACCTCCGTTCCGGCCGGAACGGACGAGGAGGACAACGAGGTGGTCTTCACATCCGGGGACCTGCCGCAGGCCGGAGGCAGTGCCCTGCCCCACTGGGAACTCGCCGCCCAATACGACCTGATCGATTTTGAGCTCGGGGTGAAAATTACCGGGGCGGGATTCCCTGTTTACAAGGGTAAATGCGCCCGGCTCCAGCGCGCGCTGGTGAGCTTTTTCCTGGACCGCAACACGGAAGCGGGATACCAGGAAGTTCAGGTCCCCCACCTGGTCAATGAAGCCTCCGGGCTAGGTACGGGCCAGCTGCCCGACAAAGAGGGACAGATGTACGAACTCCGGGACGACAAATTGTTTTTGATCCCTACTGCAGAGGTCCCCGTTACCAATATGTTGCGGGACGAGTTGATGGACCTCGGCGACCTGCCGCTCTGCTATACGGCCTATACCCCCTGTTTCCGGAGGGAAGCCGGCAGCTATGGCGCGCATGTGCGGGGGCTCAACCGGCTGCACCAGTTTGACAAGGTGGAAATTGTGAGGGTGGAAGAACCCGGGAATTCCTACGCGGCCCTGGAGCAAATGGTAGAGCACGTCAAAGGCCTGCTCGGCGAACTGGGGCTCCCGTATCGCATCCTCCGGCTTTGCGGGGGTGATCTGGGCTTCACCTCCGCGCTGACCTACGATTTTGAGGTCTGGTCGGCGGCCCAGGAACGCTGGCTCGAAGTGAGTTCCGTATCGAATTTTGAGGCCTTCCAGGCCAACCGCCTGAAACTGCGTTACCGGGACGAAAACAACAAGCCGCAACTGGCCCACACCCTGAATGGAAGTGCCCTTGCACTGCCGCGGATCCTGGCGTGTATCCTGGAGGATTACCAGGACGAATCGGGCATCCGCATCCCGGACGTGCTGGTGCCCTATACCGGTTTCGACCGGATCGAGTAG
- a CDS encoding tetratricopeptide repeat protein, protein MKQFLCSLAVLCLSVVSAQEDFLAKQYFNDGDFDKAVVYYEKLAENNPRRTDYTEGLVLCYHQLEAYDKAISFLSRRLEEGNAYPTLLIDMGYTYLLMDRPEEAEKWYRQALETIESNPNFGYGIGFKFQRYTLLDYALQAYSRAMELNPELDFNFQIARIYGEQGRIGEMFDAYMDLLQQRESAKANVLRVIESFIGPDPEAENNQLLRRVLLTRAQKDPDPLWNELLSWLYLEQGQYANAFNQEKAIYRRVPEVRLDRMVNLGRSAEEAGAVEAAVAAFEFVVAESNDPVSRLNARLHLIDIGLADNREKDLREAEQAYEELMDEYGYAASTLQLQVAYAKFLAFRLSKPDRAIRILKNSLDLPLPEYAEGYVKLSLGDILVFDQRFNEALILFSQIQKLLKNDVMGQQARFKVAQTSFYKGDFDWALTQLKVLRNSTSQLIANDAMQLSLIISDNSLEDSTQTALRKYARADLLAYQQKNAEALAALDEILTGHKGEKIEDEALLMHGRLLEAAGDYSGALLSYRKIVEFFGQDILADDAHFAMGELYRTRLEDPAKAMEHYREIIYRFQDSYHFPEARKQFRRLRGDPVN, encoded by the coding sequence ATGAAACAATTCCTGTGCTCCCTGGCAGTCCTGTGCCTTTCGGTCGTTTCGGCCCAGGAAGATTTCCTGGCCAAGCAGTATTTCAACGACGGGGATTTTGACAAGGCGGTTGTGTATTACGAGAAGCTTGCGGAAAACAACCCGAGACGGACGGACTACACGGAAGGCCTCGTGTTGTGCTACCACCAGCTGGAGGCCTACGACAAAGCGATCTCCTTTCTGAGCCGGCGCCTGGAGGAGGGCAATGCCTACCCGACACTCCTGATCGATATGGGGTATACCTACCTGCTTATGGATCGGCCGGAGGAGGCCGAAAAATGGTATCGCCAGGCACTGGAGACCATCGAATCCAACCCGAATTTCGGATATGGGATCGGGTTTAAATTTCAGCGGTATACCCTCCTGGATTATGCCCTGCAGGCCTATTCCCGCGCGATGGAGCTCAACCCGGAACTCGATTTTAATTTTCAAATAGCCCGTATTTACGGGGAACAGGGACGTATCGGGGAAATGTTCGACGCCTATATGGACCTGTTGCAACAACGGGAGTCCGCCAAGGCGAATGTACTCCGGGTAATCGAATCCTTTATCGGTCCGGATCCGGAAGCCGAAAACAACCAGTTGCTCCGACGCGTCCTGCTTACCCGGGCGCAGAAAGACCCGGACCCGCTTTGGAACGAATTGCTCAGCTGGCTGTACCTGGAACAGGGGCAATACGCCAACGCGTTTAACCAGGAAAAGGCCATATACCGGCGCGTACCGGAGGTCCGGCTCGACCGCATGGTGAACCTGGGTCGCAGCGCGGAGGAGGCCGGGGCCGTTGAGGCTGCTGTCGCTGCATTTGAATTTGTGGTTGCCGAAAGCAACGACCCGGTAAGCCGGCTCAACGCACGCCTCCACCTGATCGATATCGGCCTGGCCGACAACCGGGAAAAAGACCTGCGGGAGGCCGAACAAGCCTACGAGGAGCTGATGGACGAATACGGCTATGCCGCTTCCACCCTGCAATTGCAGGTGGCCTATGCCAAATTCCTGGCCTTCCGCCTCTCCAAACCCGACCGGGCAATCCGCATCCTGAAAAACAGCCTGGACCTGCCGCTTCCGGAATATGCGGAAGGCTACGTAAAGCTCAGCCTGGGAGACATCCTCGTCTTTGACCAGCGGTTTAACGAGGCGCTCATCTTGTTCTCGCAAATCCAGAAATTGCTGAAAAACGACGTGATGGGGCAACAGGCCCGCTTTAAGGTTGCACAGACCAGTTTTTACAAGGGGGATTTTGACTGGGCGCTTACCCAGCTGAAGGTCCTCCGCAATTCCACGTCCCAGCTCATCGCCAACGACGCCATGCAGCTCAGCCTGATCATTTCGGACAATTCGCTGGAGGACTCCACCCAGACCGCCCTGCGGAAGTACGCCCGGGCCGACCTGCTGGCGTACCAGCAAAAAAACGCGGAAGCGCTCGCGGCCCTGGACGAAATACTGACCGGCCACAAGGGGGAGAAAATCGAAGACGAGGCCTTACTGATGCACGGCAGGTTGCTCGAAGCGGCCGGCGATTATTCAGGTGCCCTACTGAGTTATCGCAAAATCGTTGAGTTCTTTGGGCAGGACATCCTGGCGGACGACGCCCATTTTGCCATGGGGGAGCTGTACCGAACCCGCCTGGAAGACCCGGCCAAGGCCATGGAACACTACAGGGAAATCATCTATCGCTTCCAGGACAGTTACCACTTCCCGGAAGCCCGCAAACAATTCCGGAGGCTGCGGGGCGACCCCGTCAATTAA
- a CDS encoding DUF4286 family protein → MIIYNVTINVEDAIRKEWLEWMRTTHIPDVIATGAFKNARICRVLVEEEMGGTTYSVQYLAPDRQSLEAYYGEHAARLRQEVTDRYGDRLVAFRTELEIISEHE, encoded by the coding sequence ATGATCATTTACAATGTAACCATCAACGTCGAAGATGCTATTCGCAAGGAGTGGCTCGAATGGATGCGCACCACCCACATCCCGGACGTAATCGCCACGGGCGCTTTTAAAAACGCGCGGATTTGCCGGGTACTCGTCGAGGAGGAGATGGGGGGGACCACCTATTCGGTTCAGTACCTGGCTCCGGATCGCCAGTCCCTAGAAGCCTATTACGGGGAACACGCGGCCAGGCTGCGGCAGGAAGTAACCGACCGGTACGGAGACCGTTTGGTGGCCTTCCGCACGGAACTTGAAATCATCAGCGAACACGAATGA
- the rsmA gene encoding 16S rRNA (adenine(1518)-N(6)/adenine(1519)-N(6))-dimethyltransferase RsmA has product MSMARYPIRGSGTGHSAVNLRPEIPHPMSRDRGKRRSPAKKGGGMGRKGDTQRTTGVRAKKHLGQHFLTDASVAMRIAGTLSPDGPPRILEIGPGTGVLTAFLLRRPVDLLAVELDGESVKYLREVFPLELASETTSYKSFEVLHGDFLKLDLPGLFGGKPFAVTGNFPYNISTQIVFRVLENRERIPEFSGMFQREVAERICAGPGSKTYGILSVLVQAYYLAEYRFTVPPEVFDPPPKVESGVLHLRYRTDTRADWDYQHLTRLVKTAFNQRRKTLRNSLKSLPVPDYLKEDAIFDRRPEQLEVREFIALSKRIWDDTV; this is encoded by the coding sequence TTGTCCATGGCGCGCTACCCGATCCGGGGGTCCGGAACCGGGCATTCGGCTGTGAACCTCCGGCCGGAAATACCGCACCCGATGAGCAGGGATAGGGGCAAGCGGAGATCCCCGGCCAAAAAGGGAGGGGGCATGGGGCGAAAAGGCGATACCCAGCGCACAACGGGGGTTCGCGCCAAAAAACACCTCGGCCAGCACTTCCTGACGGATGCTTCCGTCGCCATGCGGATTGCCGGAACCCTGAGCCCGGATGGTCCGCCCCGGATCCTGGAGATCGGGCCCGGCACCGGGGTGCTGACCGCTTTCCTGCTCAGGCGGCCCGTGGACCTGCTGGCCGTGGAACTCGACGGGGAATCCGTGAAGTACCTCCGGGAGGTTTTCCCTCTGGAACTGGCTTCGGAAACGACGTCCTACAAGTCATTCGAGGTACTGCACGGAGATTTCCTGAAGCTCGACCTCCCCGGCCTCTTCGGCGGGAAACCCTTTGCGGTTACCGGCAACTTCCCGTACAACATTTCCACCCAGATCGTCTTCCGCGTCCTGGAAAACCGGGAGCGGATTCCGGAATTCAGCGGGATGTTCCAGCGGGAGGTGGCCGAACGCATCTGCGCAGGCCCCGGGAGCAAGACCTACGGCATCCTGTCGGTCCTGGTTCAGGCCTATTACCTGGCGGAATACCGCTTTACCGTGCCCCCGGAAGTCTTCGACCCCCCGCCCAAGGTAGAATCCGGGGTACTGCATTTACGCTACCGCACAGATACCCGGGCCGACTGGGATTACCAACACCTCACCCGCCTGGTGAAAACCGCCTTCAACCAGCGCAGGAAAACGCTTCGCAACAGTCTTAAAAGCCTGCCCGTCCCCGATTATCTCAAAGAAGATGCTATCTTTGACCGGCGCCCCGAACAACTGGAAGTACGGGAATTTATCGCCCTCTCAAAGCGCATCTGGGATGACACCGTTTAA
- the mgtE gene encoding magnesium transporter, whose amino-acid sequence MTPFKLTDELLAEIQQLIENRQNDSLRSLMEEVHYADVAEIIDELHEDQATYLIKLLDSEKTSDVLTELDEDVREAILGNLSSQEIAGELAELDTDDAADIVAELPKEIVQEVISKISDREHARDIVDLLRYDENSAGGLMAKELVKVYDHWTVLTCVKEMRQQAENVTRVHSIYVVNDQGILIGRLSLKDLLTASTRSPIRDIYISHVDSVNVNEKPEEVARIMSKYDLEAIPVVDEIGRLVGRITIDDIVDVIREEADRDYQMAAGISQDVEADDSIWDLTRARLPWLFLGLIGGLGAAAIMGGFEEMIARHAILFFFTPLIAAMAGNVGVQSSAIIVQGLVNDDLKGSVGNRLIKEMLLALLNGVILAVGLLVFTWIWKGSFPTALAISISLIAVIVVAGVIGTFTPLFLHKRGIDPAIATGPFITTSNDIFGILIYFWIARFVLGI is encoded by the coding sequence ATGACACCGTTTAAACTCACCGACGAGCTGCTGGCGGAAATCCAGCAATTGATAGAAAACCGTCAGAACGATTCCCTGCGTTCGCTGATGGAAGAGGTGCACTATGCGGATGTGGCCGAAATTATCGACGAACTCCACGAGGACCAGGCCACCTACCTGATCAAGCTGCTGGACAGCGAAAAAACCTCGGATGTCCTTACCGAACTGGACGAGGATGTGCGGGAAGCCATCCTGGGCAACCTCTCATCCCAGGAGATCGCCGGGGAGCTCGCGGAACTCGATACGGACGACGCGGCCGACATCGTGGCGGAACTCCCCAAGGAAATTGTCCAGGAGGTCATCTCCAAGATCTCCGATCGCGAACACGCCCGCGACATCGTCGACCTGCTGCGATACGACGAGAATTCGGCCGGTGGACTGATGGCCAAGGAGCTCGTCAAGGTGTACGACCACTGGACGGTGCTCACCTGCGTCAAGGAAATGCGCCAACAGGCGGAAAACGTAACCCGGGTCCACTCCATCTACGTCGTCAACGACCAGGGCATCCTTATCGGCCGGTTGTCCCTGAAGGACCTGCTGACCGCTTCGACCCGCTCGCCGATCCGCGATATATATATATCCCACGTGGATTCGGTAAACGTGAACGAAAAACCCGAGGAAGTGGCCCGGATCATGTCGAAATACGACCTGGAAGCCATTCCGGTGGTAGATGAAATCGGGCGCCTGGTGGGGCGGATTACCATCGACGATATCGTGGACGTCATCCGGGAAGAAGCCGACCGGGATTACCAGATGGCGGCAGGTATCTCCCAGGATGTGGAAGCGGACGACAGCATCTGGGACCTGACCCGGGCCCGGTTGCCCTGGTTGTTCCTCGGCCTGATCGGCGGCCTGGGCGCCGCAGCCATCATGGGCGGCTTTGAGGAGATGATTGCCCGGCACGCCATCCTGTTCTTCTTCACCCCCCTGATTGCGGCCATGGCGGGGAATGTGGGCGTACAGTCCAGTGCAATTATCGTACAGGGGCTCGTCAACGACGACCTGAAGGGGAGTGTCGGTAACCGGCTGATCAAGGAAATGCTCCTGGCCCTGCTCAACGGGGTGATCCTGGCCGTCGGCCTGCTGGTGTTTACCTGGATCTGGAAAGGGAGCTTCCCCACGGCCCTGGCCATTTCCATCTCCCTGATCGCGGTGATTGTCGTAGCCGGCGTCATCGGCACATTTACCCCGCTCTTTTTACACAAACGCGGCATCGACCCGGCCATTGCAACCGGGCCTTTCATCACCACGAGCAACGACATCTTCGGCATCCTGATCTATTTTTGGATCGCCCGGTTTGTGCTTGGGATTTAG
- a CDS encoding 2-hydroxyacid dehydrogenase: MKKVLHLDENHPLLEEGLAALGFKNHRDHTGTRQEILEKIGAYHGIIIRSRLPVDRELLDRAKNLEFIGRVGAGLENIDTRAAGERGIFLAAAPEGNRNAVGEHALGMLLSLMNKLHTADAEVREGRWRREANRGVELDGKTVGIIGYGNTGQAFARKLRGFDVQTLCYDIVGGVGNGDARQVGMPELMQHADVVSLHVPETPETIGMVDAGFLGGFAKPIWLLNTARGKCVRTGDLVDALRTGRVLGAGLDVLEYEKSSFESLFGEDGMPPDMQELIRSPRVLLSPHVAGWTVESKEKLAATIVRKIKEHYQGK, encoded by the coding sequence ATGAAAAAAGTTCTGCACCTGGACGAAAACCACCCGCTGCTCGAGGAAGGCCTGGCGGCCCTGGGGTTCAAAAACCACAGGGACCACACCGGTACCCGGCAGGAAATCCTGGAAAAAATCGGGGCATACCACGGCATCATTATCCGCAGCAGGCTCCCCGTCGACAGGGAATTGCTGGACCGGGCCAAAAACCTGGAATTCATTGGGCGGGTAGGTGCCGGCCTGGAAAACATCGATACCCGGGCGGCGGGCGAACGGGGCATTTTCCTGGCTGCCGCACCCGAGGGCAACCGCAACGCAGTAGGCGAACACGCCCTGGGCATGCTCCTCTCCCTGATGAACAAATTGCACACGGCCGATGCCGAGGTCCGGGAAGGCCGGTGGCGACGGGAGGCAAACCGGGGTGTGGAACTCGACGGCAAGACCGTGGGCATCATCGGCTACGGCAATACGGGCCAGGCCTTTGCGCGCAAACTCCGGGGTTTTGACGTACAGACCCTTTGTTATGATATCGTGGGGGGCGTGGGCAACGGGGATGCCCGCCAGGTAGGGATGCCGGAATTGATGCAGCACGCCGACGTGGTCAGCCTCCACGTGCCGGAAACGCCGGAAACCATCGGGATGGTCGATGCCGGATTCCTGGGCGGTTTCGCAAAACCCATCTGGCTCCTCAACACGGCCCGCGGCAAATGCGTCCGGACCGGCGACCTGGTGGATGCCCTGCGGACCGGTCGGGTTTTGGGCGCCGGCCTCGATGTCCTGGAATACGAGAAATCCTCCTTTGAATCCCTCTTCGGAGAGGACGGCATGCCCCCGGACATGCAAGAGCTGATCCGGTCTCCCCGGGTCCTGCTGAGCCCGCACGTGGCGGGGTGGACTGTGGAGAGCAAGGAAAAGTTGGCTGCCACCATTGTGCGAAAAATCAAGGAGCATTACCAGGGAAAGTGA